AGCGTCGCCATGTAGTGTCGTCCTTTTCCGTTAGTACTCAATAAATGCACTCCTAGGCCTCCACCTTCTCGGCAAGATGAGCCGTCTATGAATAGTACCCACGACTTCTCCGATGGTTCTATTGTTTCTTCTTGGGGAAATTTCGAGAATTCTGCCACAAAATTTGCCAGCGATTGCCCTCTGAAAGCCTTCCTTGGCTCGTACTCCAAATCGAACTTGCTAAGCTCAATCGACCAACCTATCAATCGGCCCGTGCTATCCCATTTTTTCAGGACTTTCGCTAGGGGGGTCTCCATGAGTACTCTTACTGTGTGAGCTTGGAAGTAAGGTTGGAGCTTTTTGGCCACCGTTACTAGAGCGAAAGCTAACAGTTCAATTTGAGGGTACCTTGCTTCAGCCCCTTTGAGTGCTCGACTAACGTAATATACCCGATGCTGGGCAGCCTCCCCCTCTTTTACTAGGACGGTAGATACAGCATTCAGGGAAACTGCTAAATATGCGTAAAGTACGTCACCCTGCTCTGGTTGTTTCAATAGGGGTGGACTGGCCAGATAtacctttaattttttgaacGCTTCGTCACATTGTTCATTCCAAGGATGTACCTTCCACAATACTTGGAAAAAAGGGAGGCACTTATATGTTGATCTGGATATGAATCTTCTCAAGGAGGCCACTCTACCCGCCAGCCGTTGCGTCTCATTCAGGTTCTTTGGAGGCTTCATGTTGAGTATGGCTTTTATCTTATTTGGAGAAGCCTCGATTCCTCTCTCAGATACAATGAAGCCCAAGACTTTTTCCGACTGGACCCTGTAAGCACACTTTGCTGGATTCAACCTCATTTTATAGTGGCGTAAAATCTCAAACTTCGTTTGCAAATCCGTAAGGTGTTGGGTGGGTTCCTTACTCTTTAT
This genomic interval from Carya illinoinensis cultivar Pawnee chromosome 10, C.illinoinensisPawnee_v1, whole genome shotgun sequence contains the following:
- the LOC122278690 gene encoding uncharacterized protein LOC122278690 encodes the protein MRLNPAKCAYRVQSEKVLGFIVSERGIEASPNKIKAILNMKPPKNLNETQRLAGRVASLRRFISRSTYKCLPFFQVLWKVHPWNEQCDEAFKKLKVYLASPPLLKQPEQGDVLYAYLAVSLNAVSTVLVKEGEAAQHRVYYVSRALKGAEARYPQIELLAFALVTVAKKLQPYFQAHTVRVLMETPLAKVLKKWDSTGRLIGWSIELSKFDLEYEPRKAFRGQSLANFVAEFSKFPQEETIEPSEKSWVLFIDGSSCREGGGLGVHLLSTNGKGRHYMATLAFKVTNNEALIAGLFVAAQMGVKEIEARSDSQVVVNQVLGLYATKEWGSKIMEYLEEGKLPEIKDEARRVKKKVTRFQLIDGVLYKRGFSTPLLRCISTQEAQYVLAEIHEGICGNHSGRRTLARKVVRAGYYWPNALKDAREFSKKCVKCQTFKIPQSLITDNGRQFNSDHYKEWCAELKIKAKYSSPGHPQANGQAEPTNKALLSILKKKVAETKGEWQTSCQVYFGRTELQQKL